tttgaaaaaaaaaaaaaaaaaagagagaatgaaagaagTTAACTCAAAGCGCTAAATCCACCGCCTCTCATCATCTGCTTGAACTCCTTGAAATTGACCCTGCCATCGCCGTCGACGTCCACCTTCATTATCATCTTCTTGCAATCTTCTAGGGTTCGGCCCTGCTTGAGCCCCAGGGAGGAGAGCACCGACCGGAGCTCATCTACGGTGATGAATCCGTCGCCGTTTTGATCGAACACGTTGAACGCCTCCCTCATGTCCTCCTCCTCGTCCCGCTCGTCCATCAGCGACATGTACAGCTCCCCGAACTCGTCCATGTCCACGCACCCGTCCCCGTTCACGTCGATTTTGTCGATCATCTGGCTCAAGTCCTTGTCCGGGATGAAAATGCCCAATTTCTCCAAGGAGTCGTTGAGCTCTTTCTTCGTGATCCGGCCGTCGCCGTTCCGATCGAACATCTGGAACACCCGCTTCAGCTCCGTCGGGTCCATTCTCCGGGGAATCGGATCCGGCGGCgatgaggaagaggaagaggaaggggGAGGGGAAGAGCGGGAATGGCGGGGGGAGCAATTGAAATCGGAATTGGAATTAGAAGGGAGGAGGAAAAGTGCGAGGAGCTTCTCGGGGAGCAGGGAGAGGAGGGATTGAGTTAAGGAGGAAAATCCTGGGAGAATGGCTGGCATTAGGGAGTGAGACCAGGGGAGGATTGTGCGGTGAGGAGTTGTTTGGTTTGTGAGAAAATTTGGGTGAAATTGGACGGATGGAAAATTGCGAACTGCGCAGTCTTATAGGGAGGAGGGGAATTTTGCGTCGAGGAGATTGACGCGTTGATGGAGTAGACATCATCacttttactttaatttttctgTTTAGGGTTGTCAAAGACGCGTTGCTAATCTTGCCATTATTGTCAGCTATAACACTCGCAGAGGAGagggaaaaagaaaagagggaGAAAGGAAGTGCGAGAAAATAGGAGAGAACAGAGGAGAGAGAGCGGGTGGGAGGGAAGGTGACCGTTGATAACGGATCTAAAATTGCCGCAGTGGGAGACGTTGGAGTGGGGCCCAAAAGACACAGCTTGGTGACGTGGGAGAGCATTATTGGTTCTACGGTGACATTGTCGATACGGTGGGACAGAACGACCGCGTACTAGGTAACTTTTTCCTTTTCCTtggggctctctctctctctctctagttgaTTGATCATAAAATGGGCAAgtgaaaatttattaattaaggatgtaaaaaaatcaaatttattgttaattatttgaaaataataataatggattgTGACGTTTGATTAGGTGAGTTACTCTTTGAAACaaaatttgtatatatttttttattaatatatatacaacaacaaaaccaagtcttaatcCCAAAACCTTAATCAAACTAGTCCTTATGTTTctatatattttagaaaaaatattcaattaaattatCTAATCATGCTATATTTTAAgtatttaatcaaaattttacaTTTTGAGTAATGTTCATatgataaatatttatttaattaagtcAAACTTTCCCAAAATCCCTCAAAATCGGATAAATCAATTAGTTGTATAAATGTAATGCAATTAGATAGTttaacttattattatttttttttgtattttaaggGATAAAAATGATAGTTGTAGGCTTAGTGGGTCCAAATGCACTTTAATAAAGGAAACATTGGTGGGTCCAAAGAACACGGATCTTGTTTATAAGAAAGAGTGCGATTGGTGAAACAACAACATGTTCATGTGTTGTGAGCATGAACGCGTAATGTAATTTGAGACCCGGTTGCGTAAGACTTGTTCAATCTTATAATTACTCTATTTGTATGCTTAGTGGGTCCCACTAGGAACTTTAATGCATAGGAAATAATGGTAGGATGAAAATATGCTTATGCCCTTTAAAAGATCATGCTTAATTGTGCATGACATATGATTAATCAACAGTTATTTTAGATAAACTCTTTCTTAGTTCAAAGGAGATTGCGATCAATAAAGTTTATCGTGTGAGCTTAGTAAAGATTAAAGTTAACCTCAATGAAGATCAAAGTACATTAGTGAGATGTCGCAACAaacttgtctctctctctctcttttttttttttttaatgttactAATACGTGGGAGGAGATaataagtaaggatttaatatccttgaatctatcaaaagaaatagttCATCATCATATAAATtgacgaaaaatgattcatatagtcgaACCAcatagtgggactaaggcttagttttattgttattgttgtatgtTATCAATATGTCAAAAAATGAAAGCAACGAAATTACTTATCAACTTATGGTGCAAATATTTAAtacgaaaattttaaaaatatttactaattCCCAAGATTATCATCATAGAAAGGAGCTAGATAGTTTTGAGCAAACATCAAAGATTTAACAGTTGTATAGAAATGAAATCAGTAAAGAAGATTAAATTAatgttaaaaatgaaaaaaaaaaatgtctaacAATTAACAGAGGTTGCTCCCTCAAAAAAACTAGGAGAAAGTTGAGTCAAAAGATCCTGGTTTAAAATAAATTCACGATGCCAAAATGAAAAGTCTCAATATCCTCATTTAAGTCCTTCTTAAATCAATTAAATTGCTCAAAAATTGTATTTTTCTTAGACAATTTTATCTAAAAAACTATTAATTATTGATGCGCTATGCATATAATATTAATTCGTTCAATTTAACAATCTTTTGATGATAAAAGGGATCTAATATATGTTTATTTGTAACACAGCCGAGAATTAAAGAAgtgtaattatattttttttcctaataataAAAAAGTGTGCATCACTATTTTAGGGTGTGTTTGTTTCATTATATTGAATTTACCAATATTAAATTAACTAAATTCTATAAATTTGGATTGAAGAAACTATAATAGTTATCTTATATATTGTGGTTAGCTTGTCCAAAGTGCCTTTGCTTTTTTATTGGCTAATGGTAGTAGACAAGGTCGACTTAAATCTACCTAATGCCAAAGCCAAGATATTTTATAATTCAAATCTTCTcttagaaaaaattcaaaacatttATTATCACACGTTATGACAACTACTAACAtctgtgaatttaattataataattaagtaataaagattttttttttctgatagaGTTAAGATATAATTGTACTTGAAAAATGGGGGTATGAGATCTCGGGACTAGAATTTTTTGTCTAGTAAAAAGTTTATTAAGCGTTAgtagaaaaattgaaaatcaattacCCTTCTTaaatttctcttcttcttttttttttttaattatgataCAAAATATCTAGTATGAAAGTGATACCATAGGGTTGTTGCTAGGATGCACGAGAAGAAATGCAAGTGCATGATTTATTGTTTCAACATTTTacttttttaaacattttaaaatattataatattttttactaTTCAAATATTTCTGTACTTCAAAGTGAGATCGAttttgaacttttaaaatctTGGTGGGGATGATTATGCACAATATGATATATGCAGCTTTGCCCACGAGTCACACACGCATAGAATAATGATTTTCACTTAATTTATCCCGTTTTTCATTTTATCATACCAAAAGTATATGCTTATGAGAAAGAGATTCATCAAGTCTATTATCTTTTAATTGGTGAGACGAATGCTTCACTAAAACTTATGagatgaacttaagaaatcaccTCGAGATAACCCAGGACTAGATGTTTTATTTTTGCCTTGATGttgttttttcaaataaaaatctcCATTcagtgatttaaaaaaattaaagtcatttcaagttttgaatttatatttgtgTAGAATTCAACAAAACACagtataatttttatatttttttcaacctatattcaaacaaattcaaatttagaGTTTAAATTTTAAGCTATCAAATGTCGAAATATATTTCATGCGATGACCCACCAACCCGtgaacaaagaaaagaaaacctctttaaatttttatttttttatttttttggtgtgaaaaatattttttgatctCCAATGTGAAAGCATATCCTAAATATTCTAAACATGAAAGCAAATGTAAAATAGAACATCAATTTCAAACCTAAGAAAGTAGGAAAACTTTTATAGTAGCAAACAATAACCAACCACAAAAGATATAGGtgattttttaataataataataataataataagccttTTCTTTAACTATGTAAAAATGATGtcatataaaatttaattatcaGTTGATGATAACCATAGGATATTACGTCATTTCTTTAAAGATCTCGCAACTAAGGCCTTACAGACAAAAAAGggtttattaaattaaaaattatgaaaatggaataaaaaatgaaaactaaaaataaaaaataaaaaattaaactaataattttttattactaccttcaaataataaattaaaaatctaAGTGAACCCATGTGCACTTTTGTCTTTGTATCAAATAATAATTAtctaatatataattaaaataaataaataaaattataaaatattatacttttatttatctaaactaaaacttaaaaaaaaaaaaaaaaaccattgaacacaacaattgaaaaatggtaaaaaaaaaattataaatgacttattattttttcaatttattaaaaaaaattatcgatattttaattatattttaaattcacatgcttatttgtttttattttaataaaaaaatatataaaaagaataaattaaacaaaataatcAAATATGGATAGTAAAGTATTGTAGCAACATGTGTTTCGTGAATTCTTCATTGTATAACAACAAAACAGAAAATTAATAATAGAAACAATACCAAACATCCcctaatatttttcattttttcttcaaattttatGCAAAATACAACCATGATACTAGTAATTCTATTAAAAGCTAAACAGGAAGTGGTTCTTTTAAATTTACTGCACATGTTCTATTGCTGTGTTGACAAACTGAGGCTCCCAATATTTTATTACTGTAAAAGAAAAAAAGTCAGCTTCCATAACTTGTCTTTTGGACTTTTGAACATTATCCTCAGTTGTTTAAACTGCTGTCCCAGAGATTTCTTCAAATTCTTGGATCATGCAACCCTTTGGGCTTGCCAATCTAGGAAAGAG
This genomic stretch from Malania oleifera isolate guangnan ecotype guangnan chromosome 3, ASM2987363v1, whole genome shotgun sequence harbors:
- the LOC131150350 gene encoding calmodulin-like protein 7 translates to MPAILPGFSSLTQSLLSLLPEKLLALFLLPSNSNSDFNCSPRHSRSSPPPSSSSSSSPPDPIPRRMDPTELKRVFQMFDRNGDGRITKKELNDSLEKLGIFIPDKDLSQMIDKIDVNGDGCVDMDEFGELYMSLMDERDEEEDMREAFNVFDQNGDGFITVDELRSVLSSLGLKQGRTLEDCKKMIMKVDVDGDGRVNFKEFKQMMRGGGFSALS